The DNA window CAGCGTGCCGCAAGGCGTTGGCGGCTGCAACCCGCGATCTCGATTTCCTGCGTCTGGATCCCGCCGCTTTCGAAGCCTGCCCGTCGATATCGATCGACTATGCGATCATGGAGAAAACCGACAAGGCGGTGGTGGTCAAGGCTGCCTTCGACTGGAGCGATATCGGAAGCTGGTCGGCGCTGTGGACGATGGGCGACAAGGACGGCTCCGGCAACGTGACGACCGGCGACGTCGTCCTGGAAGATGCCTCGGGATGCTATGTGCGCGGCGAGGGACCGCTGATCGCGGCGCTCGGCGTCGAGGATCTCATCATTACCGCGACGCCGGATGTCGTTCTGGTGACCACTCGCAGCCGCGATCAGGATGTCGGCAAACTTGTCGAACGTCTCAAGACCGACGGGCACCGTTCGGCGACGCAGACGCTCAGTGTGCACCGGCCGTGGGGCTATTACCAGTCGATCCACGCCGGCGACCGCTTTCAAGTCAAGCGCATCACCGTCAACCCGGGCGCGAAGCTGTCGTTGCAGAAGCACTTCCATCGCGCGGAGCACTGGGTCGTCGTGAATGGAACCGCGATTGTCACGCGCGATGACGAAGAAATCCTGTTACGCGAAAATGAATCGGTATTCGTCCCGCTGGGCTGCATGCATCGCCTTGAAAATCCGGGGAAGGTACCGCTCAATCTGATCGAAGTTCAGTCGGGGGCCTATCTGGGCGAGGACGACATCGTGCGCATGCAGGATATCTATCACCGAGTCTGAGTTACGAAGTCACCATCACCTCCTCGAACACGCAATAAAAGAAAGACGGCCGAGATGAGCGCAAGGCAACGAACAAAAGAAATGCTGAAGGAAACGTTTCCATCGATCTGGGTGCACTGGCACCTGATGCATCATCCGAAATCGGCGGATCCGGAGCTGTTATATCTCGACAGGATCGTGCCGGAGGGTGCCGTGACTGTCGATGTCGGTGCAAATTGTGGGCTCTACACCCGCAAACTGGCGCGCCTTTCGAGGAAAGTCCATGCGTTCGAGCCTTCCCGCAAGATGGCTGATCTGCTCCGGCGAACCTCAGCATCCAATGTGAGTGTTCATGAGATTGCGTTGTCCGATCAAACCGGCAGCGCAGAATTATTCATTCCGCAGAACGAAAGGGAACCGGTCTACGGCCTCGCTTCGCTCGAACCCAGGCTCGGTTCGTCGAACAAGGAGGTGGTTTCGATCAACGTGCCGACCGCGCGCCTGGATGCGATTGTCCATCAGGACGTTGCCTTTGTAAAAATCGATGTGGAAGGACATGAGTTGAATGTCCTCAATGGCGCGGTCGAACTACTTGAGCACAGTCAGCCGGTTTTCCTGGTCGAAGCGGAGGACCGGCACCGTGTGCAAGCGACCCGTTCGATTTTCGAATTCTTTGAGAGGCGATCCTACAGGGGCTTCTTCCTGAAGCAGGGCAATGCGATCCCGATCGACCAATTTCGTCCCGCGGATTTGCAGGACGCCAGTGCACTTCTTCCCGACGGCGGTCGCAAGAGCGGGCAATCTTACGTCAATAATTTTTTCTTCTTCCCTCAGCATCTGGATGGAGAGTCGATCCTGAACAGCTAGCGAATATCGGACAGACGAGCGTGGCTGCCTGTGACTTAGGGTGCGCTCGCCGAAAAGCCTCGCCGCAACGCTCGCGGGATCGAAGTTTGTCGGACATGTCGTCGTCCTCGCCTGTAAGCCGGCCCACTGTCGAAGCCCTATTTCATTGGGTTTCGGTGGGTTCCGGAACCGGAGGTGGGGAGTTCCTTTTCGCCCCACCAGTTTCCCGTCCGAGACGAACAGCTCGGCTAACAGGCTATCCCGCAAACTTTAGCTGGCTGCCGGCCAACTGCCGTAATCCGCGAAAGCGAAGCCTAAAAAGCGCTCGCGGAGCTGGACGTATTTTCTCACTTCGACGGCTTATGGATTTCGATGATGCGCGATGAGGTCCCGCGTCGTCCAGTTCGGCTGCCCGTTGGTGCGTTGGGCTTCGCGCGGCAGGCCGGCGTGGGTCACGACGTCGATCAGCCGGATCGGTTGGGAACGCCACGCGTTCGGGTCCCAAAAGCCTTTCAATCACGGATGCTCCCAAACGGCGGTTCGACGACAGAATGCACACCTAGGTATAATCGCCCCAACCCCTTTGTCATCCGATCTCCCCTGAAGGTTTCGATTGAAAATACGCAAGTCCAATGGCCCAGATCAGCTGAAGAGACTTATTTCGACCTTAGGTTCGACAATCCGGTCGTAGATTTGAAGATCCGGGAGTGTGCTGATCCACTTGATAGCCCGGTTTTGCTGAATTTTCCGGCAACGGCAGCGGAAGGAATCATGCGTGTTCCTATCTCATATTTCGCTGATATGCGCTTTGCGGCTGTCCAACGATCGTCAGCAGCGACTGATGCGCGATTGAGCGTCCGCGACGTTGATGACGGCTGCAAAGCGTCGCTTTCCCAGAAATCCGACCCACGTAGTTAGGAAAAGGATCATGTACAACGATTCTCTGTTCAACGCTTTCGCCCGGTCCTACGAGGCTCGGAGCGAGGCCGACATGTCGATGGCGGAATATCTGGAATCGTGTCGAGGCGATCCGATGCGATATGCCAATGCCGCCGAGCGGCTGCTGGCTGCGATCGGTGAACCCCAGATGATCGACACGGCCAGGCATCCCCGCCTTGGCCGTATTTTTTTGAACAGGACCATGCGCGTCTATCCTGCCTTCACCGGATTTTATGGCATGGAAGAAACCATCGAGCGCATCGTCGGGTTCTTCCGGCATGCGGCGCAAGGCCTGGAAGAGCGCAAGCAGATTCTCTATCTTCTCGGGCCGGTCGGCGGCGGGAAATCGTCGCTGGCGGAACGGCTGAAGTCGTTGATGGAAGTCAATCCAATCTACGTTTTGAAGGCCGGCGACGAGCTCAGTCCGGTGTTCGAGAGCCCGCTCAGCCTGTTCGATCCGGAATCGCTTGGTCCGATGATTGAGGAAAAATACGGCATTCCCTGCCGCCGCCTCAATGGACTGATGAGCCCCTGGTGCTACAAGCGGCTCGAAGCGTTCGGTGGCGACATTTCACGATTCCGCGTCGCCAAAATCCAGCCCTCGCGTTTGCGCCAGATCGCGGTCGCGAAAACCGAGCCCGGCGACGAGAACAATCAGGATATCTCCTCACTGGTCGGCAAGGTCGACATTCGCAAGCTCGAGACTTTTGCCCAGAACGACCCCGACGCCTACAGCTATTCCGGCGGCTTGAACCGCGCCAACCAGGGCATTCTCGAATTCGTCGAAATGTTCAAGGCGCCGATCAAGATGCTGCACCCGCTGCTGACGGCGACGCAGGAAGGCAACTATATCGGCACCGAGAATATCGGCGCGATTCCCTTTACCGGTGTCGTGCTCGCGCATTCGAACGAGTCCGAATGGCAAAGCTTCAAGGCCAACAAGAATAACGAAGCCTTCATCGATCGCATCTGCGTCATCAAGGTGCCCTACTGCCTGCGGGTGACCGAGGAGCAGAAAATCTATCAGAAGCTCATTCAGGGATCGGAGCTGGCGGCGGCGCCGTGCGCGCCCGCGACGCTGGAGACGCTGGCGCGCTTCTCGGTGATGTCGCGGCTGCGCAAGCACGAGAATTCGACGCTGTTTGCGAAAATGCGGGTCTATGACGGTGAAAGCCTCAAGGAATCCGATCCGAAGGCGCGCAGCGTCCAGGAATACAAGGATGCCGCCGGCGTCGACGAAGGCATGGACGGTGTTTCGACGCGCTTCGCATTCAAGGTCCTGGCTGCGACCTATAATCACGACACCGCGGAACTGGGCGCAGACGCGGTTCACCTGATGTATGCGCTGGAGCAGTCGATCCGCCGCGAGCAGCTTCCCGAGGAAGTCGAAAAACGCTACCTCGAATTCATCAAGGCCGAACTGGTGCCGCGCTATGCCGAATTCATCGGTCACGAGATTCAGAAGGCCTATCTCGAATCCTATTCGGATTATGGCCAGAACCTGTTCGATCGCTATGTCGACTATGCCGATGCCTGGATCGAGGATCAGGACTTCAAGGACCCCGATACCGGCCAGTTGCTCAATCGCGAGCTTCTCAACCAGGAACTGACCAAGATCGAGAAGCCCGCGGGCATCGCCAACCCCAAGGACTTCCGCAACGAGGTCGTCAAATTCTCGCTGCGATCGCGGGCTCAGAATAGCGGCAAGAACCCGTCCTGGACCAGCTATGAAAAGATCCGCGAAGTCATCGAAAAACGGATATTCTCGCAGGTCGAAGACCTGCTTCCGGTGATCTCGTTCGGCACGAAAAAGGACGGCGATACCGAAAAGAAGCACGGCGAGTTTGTCGCGCGGATGACGGCACGCGGCTATACCGAGCGTCAGGTTCGCCGGCTGGTCGAATGGTATATGCGGGTGAAGCAAGCCGGTTGAGGGTGGATGCAACGTGGTTATGCACATCATTGACAGGCGCCTGAATCCGGGCAGCAAGAGCCTGGAAAACCGCCAGCGGTTTTTGCGGCGCGCCAAGTCGTTGGTTCAGGGCGCGGTCAAGAAATCCTCCCAGGAACGCGACATCAAGGATGTCCTGGAGGGCGGCGAGGTCAGCATCCCGCTCGATGGGATGAATGAGCCGCGGTTTCGCCGCGAAGGCGGCACGCGCGATATGGTGCTCCCCGGCAACAAGAAGTTCGTCGAAGGCGACATGCTTCCGCGTTCGGGGCAAGGCAGCGGGAAAGCGTCCGCGCCGGGCGAAGGCGACGGCGAGGATGCGTTCCGGTTCGTTCTAAGCCGCGATGAATTCGTCGATCTGTTCCTGGACGATCTCGAATTGCCGGATCTCGCCAAACGCAAGCTCGCCGAGGCGGAAAGCGAAGGACTTCGCCGGGCCGGCTATTCGACCTCCGGCTCGCCCGCGAATATTTCGGTGAGCCGCACGGTTCGGCTCGCTTTGGCCCGGCGGGTCGCGTTGCGGCGGCCGCGGCCGGAGACGATCGCTCAACTGGAGGCCGAACTTGCAGATTGCGACGAGGCGCGCCGCATCGAACTGATGGCCGAGATCGACGCATTGAAGGCAAAGCTTCGCCGGATTCCGTTCATCGATCCGATCGACATCCGATTTCGCCGCTTCGAAACCGTGCCGAAGCCGGTGGCCCAGGCCGTGATGTTCTGCCTGATGGACGTGTCCGGCTCGATGTCCGAGCACATGAAGGATCTGGCCAAGCGCTTCTACATGCTGCTCTACGTGTTTTTGACGCGGCGCTATCGGCATGTCGAGATCGTGTTCATTCGCCACACCGATCGGGCCGAAGAGGTCGACGAGGATACGTTCTTTCACGGCCCGGCGTCCGGCGGCACCCTGGTGTCGAGTGCGCTGCAGGCGATGCACGAGATCGTCAGGTCGCGGTTTCGTCCGGCGGACTGGAACATCTATGCCGCCCAGGCCTCCGACGGCGATAATTCCAGTTCGGATGCAGCTGCCGTGGGCCGGCTGCTGACCGAGATGATACTTCCGGTCAGCCAGTTCTTTGCCTACCTGGAAGTCGGAGAGGCCGGTGGCAGCACGTTCGATATGTCCGAGTCATCGCTTTGGGCGCTGTATCAGCGCTTGCGCGCCGATGGCGCGCCGCTCTCGATGCGCAAGGTCAGCGAGCGCAGTGAAATCTTTCCGGTCTTTCACGACCTGTTCCACCGCCGTGGCAAGCACGAGAAGGCCGCGTCATGACTACGACTACTGAACGATTGTTTGAAGGAGCGGACTGGGACTTCCCCACGTTGCAGCGCATTCACGACGCCTGCGAGGAGATTGCGCGAACTGAACTGGGCCTCGACACCTACCCCAACCAGATCGAGGTCATCACCGCGGAGCAGATGCTGGATGCCTATTCGTCGGTCGGCATGCCGCTGTTCTACAAGCATTGGTCGTTCGGAAAGCATTTTGCCCACCAGGAAGCCTTCTACCGCAAGGGACTGATGGGTCTCGCCTATGAGATCGTGATCAACAGCTCGCCGTGCATTTCCTATCTGATGGAGGAAAACACCGCGACCATGCAGACGCTGGTGATCGCCCACGCGGCGTTCGGCCACAACCACTTCTTCAAGAACAACTATCTGTTCAAGCAATGGACGGATGCCGAGGGAATTCTCAACTATCTCGATTTTGCCAAGAACTATGTCGCACAGTGCGAGGAGCGGCATGGCGGGTTGGCGGTCGAGCAAACACTGGACGCCGCGCACGCGCTAATGTCGCACGGGATCGATCGTTATCTCGGCAAGAAGAAGCTCGATCTTCGGGCCGAAGAAAAGCGCACCGATGAGCGTCGCCGGCATCGGGAGACCGAGTTCAACGATCTATGGCGGACCGTTCCGACCAGGGCGGTCAAGAGCGAGGCCGTGCTCAATGCTGAGCGTCGCCGCAGCTTGCTCGGACTGCCGCAGGAAAATATCCTGTATTTCCTCGAAAAGGCGGCGCCGCGCCTGCAGCCCTGGCAGCGCGAATTGCTCCGGATCGTGCGCCACATCGCGCAGTATTTTTATCCGCAAAGTCAGACCAAGGTCATGAACGAGGGTACTGCGACCTACGTGCATTACCGCATCATGACCGCGCTGCACGATCGAGGCCTTATTTCCGACGGCAATTTTCTCGAATTCCTGCAGTCGCATACCAATGTGGTGTTTCAGCCTGATTTCGACGATCCGCGCTTTTCGGGCTTCAACCCCTATGCGCTCGGCTTCGCGATGATGCAGGACATCGAACGCATCGTTTCAAATCCCGACGACGAGGATCGCGAGTGGTTCCCCGACATCGCCGGAACCGGTGACGTGATGGCGGTGCTGCGCGATGTCTGGGCCAACTATCGCGACGAAAGCTTTATCAGTCAGTTCCTCAGCCCGCGATTGATGCGACACTTCCGCATGTTCCATCTGCACGATGATCCGGAGGAACGCGCCGGTATCAAGGTCGATGCGATCCATGATAATCGGGGCTACCGCCGTATCCGTCGGGAATTGGCCAAGCAGTACGACATCGGCTTCATCGATGCCAACATCGAGGTGGTCGATGTTGACCTGGCCGGCGATCGTCGTCTGATGTTGCGCCATGCTGTCGTCAAGGGCGCCCAACTCGATGAGGCCGACACCCAGCGCGTGCTCCAGCACCTGGCCGATCTCTGGGGCTACGATGTGGTGCTTCGGGAGGTCGATTCGTCGGACGCTGTGGTCGGGGAGCAACTGGCAACCCCACTCGGGATAGCTGTGACGGACTGAAGCGACGGGCCTCGCGGCTTTTGCCAAGTCAGTGGCTCGCGTCTCTGGCATCAGGTTTTGATTTTCCGCGGCGCCGAGGAATTAAGTGCCGTGATCCCCCGGCCTGGGACGAGCCCGGCGGCGATAGAAACGAAGAGGGATTGCGATAAGAGTTACGCCTGCCTTCGGTCTCTGAGAAACGAAACTTCCATTTTTCGCCGAGTTGTCTGACTGATTCCGCCGCATTCAGTGCCGACAAGTCGCACCATGAAAACGTTTTTCATCATTTTTGTGTCGGCGCTGATTACCATCGCCTTCGAGGTCTATTCAGATGCCGAGTTGACGAGTGCACAGGTTTCGCGCACTGTCGCTCCGGACCCCGCGACAACGGCCATCATCCATGGGGTCAAACACGGCTAGGCGCCCGCGGTCGGTGAGAGCCTTGGGTATCATCCGGCCCTGGTATCCGTCTGTTTTTGGATCCCTTAGACGGACGCGGAACGCTGCTGCTGCGCTCCAGATTCACATTACTTGCCACCGAGCCGCCCGAATTCAGTCTTGAAGATTGGATCACATCCGGATCCAAACGGCAGGGGCGTTGGGATCGAGAATGTCCAGGACGATATGGTTCGCCCTTTTTTGTTTGATTGGCTTGGGCGCCGCGATTGCGATCAAGGCCGCTACGCCGCCGGCTGAGCAGGCGCAGCATCAAGGCAAGATGGAGCCGGCCTTTGCACTGAACGAATCGGCGAAGTCCGACAGGCTGGAACTGGCCGACACTCCTGGGGAGACCGGGATTGTCGTGCCAGCCACCGGGACGAGGCCTGTAGAAACTCCATCGGTCGTTCCCGAGACCGGGCCTGTGGAAACTCCGTCGGCCAGTCCCGAGACGAGGCCCGTGGAAACTCCATCGGCCAGTTCCGAGACGACCAGGAAGATTGCGAGCAAGCATTGGCAAGACGCCAATGCCCGGATTGCCCCGGTCGCGCCGCCTCGCAGGCATACGAAGAGCAAAGAATCGAAGAAAACCGTGGGCGAATATCCCGTGAGCGCAAAGGCCGAGGTCTGGCATTGCCGGCAGGACGCCGTGGGCAGTCTTTTAAGGTCTTTGGACCTTTCGCCACGGTGCAATCTGTAAATCGCTCCCGAGGCGCCATTTTAGAGCGCGACACGAATCATTGTATCGTTTCGTGAACGTCGCAAATGGGCGTGTCCGGTGTCGCCATGACTTCGGCGATAACGTTATAAGATACGTCGATAGCGCCGGGCTTTGTCGGATCGACCTTAACGGACTTAACGTGCAACGTCGCGCGTACCAACCGACCGTCGCTCAAGGTGATCTCGGTGACGCCGTGACGAACGCTGGAAACCGTCGTTTCGGGACGCCGCCCGATCTGAAATGAAAACGGTCGGGTATATCCTATACGCATGACATCCACCTTTGTTGCGGCGATTTCGTACCAATCCCGCCGATTACTGATTGGTTCCAGTGATGCGAACGAATCCTGGGCCCTCGCACCGAACCCGGTTTCAAGCGCGCAAAGGCCCGGTGTGGCGACGCGCCGCACGTGATTGCCAGCTGCACCGGATTCGACTCAACTCGCGCCTTTGAGCTTACACGAAGTATTGCAGGTAACATCGTTACCGTTCATGCAGGCTTTGCACACATCAACGCACTGACTGAGCTTCCTTGCATCAAACTCAGTGTATCGCTGGGCGATGCAAGCACGTTGCTGATCCGTGTACTCGACTTCTTGCGAACATGATGCCAGGCAGATAGCGACTGCCGGCAAAATTATTGCGCTTCCCAGCTGCACGATGTGGTCTCCGTTGCTCGTGATCGCCAGTATAATCTGCCATTGGCCCGAAACCTGGTGTCACACCCTCGCCTGTTTTCCGCGTCGAGTGACAATCCGGGTCGGAAGCGGCAACACGTCAGGTCAAGTCAAAAACGTCAGGTCAATAAGAACGCACTGCCAACGCGATACGGTCACACCGAATTAATAGCAACTTGCGCGTGCAAGTGGGAGAAGAAATCACGTCCGGAGCGGTAGCCACGAACGATTTGGCAGGCTGCCGTTATCTGGAAAGACGATGCTGGAAACGAAATTCCATCAGTCCGACCTCTTCCATAGCGCTCCCTGCTTTGCGTCGGAGACTATGAAGTGCAATCTTGGACGCCCGCCCATCGCTGACGAGATGATCGGGCAAAGGTCCCGACTTCTGCGCAATGACATTTGTGCCACGTCGAAATGCGAACGTCTGCTTTGCCCCCGGGCAACGGCCTTGGCGATGACCTTTTCCGTCAATTCAGCGTTTTAGCAGCATCGCTTAACGAGGGCCTGGATCCGAAACTCCGGCGGCCTTACTTGAGCGTGCGGCCGCTTCTCCGTTCGCGGAGGTCTCGATGCACATGATTGCCTGATCCAGGCTGGACCGAGGCCGGATTCCGGAGTCATCACATCACGAGTCACCGTGACGCTGGTTTCGCGAGAGCTGGTCCGCCCCGTTGCTGCGCCCAAACCGGAAATGCACAAGCTATCGAAGATAAATCCGCAACGAGACCGTAACGCTTATTTATGCAAGCTGTCCCGTGAAATCTGGGTCACGGTTGCACCCCTCTTTCGATCGACCGCTGATAATTTGCCGCGAGGGCCAGATTTCCTGATCGTTCGACAGGTCTCGACGGTGAACTCTCCGGGAGGGGAGTCGCACGTAGAATGAAGCCGATGCCACGGGCGTTGTGAATCATGGGCGGCTCATTTGGCCCGTCGACCTTCCGACGCAGGCGGCCCATATGAACATCGACAAGGTTGGTTTCAGGAACGAATTTATAGTGCCATACCTCTTTCAAGAGAGTTGCCCGCGTCAGAAATTCGTCGCTCCGTTGCATCATGTACTTGAGTAACCGAAACTCGCGTGGCCGCAGATCGATCTGACGGTCGCCACGCTTCGCAGTTCGATCGAGCAGATCTAGCTCCAGCGGTCCCACGCGCAGTACCGTGTCGCTCGACGGAGCTGGCGGTTGGACCAACGGTTCTCCGCTCGATATCAATTCAACCATCGCGAGCGGCTGTTTTGAGCAGTCGTCACGTCGCA is part of the Bradyrhizobium erythrophlei genome and encodes:
- a CDS encoding winged helix-turn-helix domain-containing protein, with product MPSAQQNEMVELAADIDGLPISVRFLVKDIPADLVSKGADIHSLLSSTLEKMVDRMRGYSLRRDDCSKQPLAMVELISSGEPLVQPPAPSSDTVLRVGPLELDLLDRTAKRGDRQIDLRPREFRLLKYMMQRSDEFLTRATLLKEVWHYKFVPETNLVDVHMGRLRRKVDGPNEPPMIHNARGIGFILRATPLPESSPSRPVERSGNLALAANYQRSIERGVQP
- a CDS encoding SpoVR family protein gives rise to the protein MTTTTERLFEGADWDFPTLQRIHDACEEIARTELGLDTYPNQIEVITAEQMLDAYSSVGMPLFYKHWSFGKHFAHQEAFYRKGLMGLAYEIVINSSPCISYLMEENTATMQTLVIAHAAFGHNHFFKNNYLFKQWTDAEGILNYLDFAKNYVAQCEERHGGLAVEQTLDAAHALMSHGIDRYLGKKKLDLRAEEKRTDERRRHRETEFNDLWRTVPTRAVKSEAVLNAERRRSLLGLPQENILYFLEKAAPRLQPWQRELLRIVRHIAQYFYPQSQTKVMNEGTATYVHYRIMTALHDRGLISDGNFLEFLQSHTNVVFQPDFDDPRFSGFNPYALGFAMMQDIERIVSNPDDEDREWFPDIAGTGDVMAVLRDVWANYRDESFISQFLSPRLMRHFRMFHLHDDPEERAGIKVDAIHDNRGYRRIRRELAKQYDIGFIDANIEVVDVDLAGDRRLMLRHAVVKGAQLDEADTQRVLQHLADLWGYDVVLREVDSSDAVVGEQLATPLGIAVTD
- a CDS encoding PrkA family serine protein kinase, producing the protein MYNDSLFNAFARSYEARSEADMSMAEYLESCRGDPMRYANAAERLLAAIGEPQMIDTARHPRLGRIFLNRTMRVYPAFTGFYGMEETIERIVGFFRHAAQGLEERKQILYLLGPVGGGKSSLAERLKSLMEVNPIYVLKAGDELSPVFESPLSLFDPESLGPMIEEKYGIPCRRLNGLMSPWCYKRLEAFGGDISRFRVAKIQPSRLRQIAVAKTEPGDENNQDISSLVGKVDIRKLETFAQNDPDAYSYSGGLNRANQGILEFVEMFKAPIKMLHPLLTATQEGNYIGTENIGAIPFTGVVLAHSNESEWQSFKANKNNEAFIDRICVIKVPYCLRVTEEQKIYQKLIQGSELAAAPCAPATLETLARFSVMSRLRKHENSTLFAKMRVYDGESLKESDPKARSVQEYKDAAGVDEGMDGVSTRFAFKVLAATYNHDTAELGADAVHLMYALEQSIRREQLPEEVEKRYLEFIKAELVPRYAEFIGHEIQKAYLESYSDYGQNLFDRYVDYADAWIEDQDFKDPDTGQLLNRELLNQELTKIEKPAGIANPKDFRNEVVKFSLRSRAQNSGKNPSWTSYEKIREVIEKRIFSQVEDLLPVISFGTKKDGDTEKKHGEFVARMTARGYTERQVRRLVEWYMRVKQAG
- a CDS encoding mannose-1-phosphate guanylyltransferase/mannose-6-phosphate isomerase; the encoded protein is MQAHGRIVPVLLSGGTGSRLWPLSREAYPKQLLSLLGEKTLLQQTALRVADPSLFVDPMVIANAEHRFAIGEQLRAAGISDPTLVLEPFGRNTAPAVAVAALLASQTDPDAALLVMPVDHWVRDHAAFRAAVSTGLAAARHGRFVLFGLRPTAPATGFGYIRMGEGFAAAPDVRDVTGFVEKPDPVMVERLLACDEHLWNSGIFLLPARLFIDELADQAPMVLAACRKALAAATRDLDFLRLDPAAFEACPSISIDYAIMEKTDKAVVVKAAFDWSDIGSWSALWTMGDKDGSGNVTTGDVVLEDASGCYVRGEGPLIAALGVEDLIITATPDVVLVTTRSRDQDVGKLVERLKTDGHRSATQTLSVHRPWGYYQSIHAGDRFQVKRITVNPGAKLSLQKHFHRAEHWVVVNGTAIVTRDDEEILLRENESVFVPLGCMHRLENPGKVPLNLIEVQSGAYLGEDDIVRMQDIYHRV
- a CDS encoding FkbM family methyltransferase, with protein sequence MLKETFPSIWVHWHLMHHPKSADPELLYLDRIVPEGAVTVDVGANCGLYTRKLARLSRKVHAFEPSRKMADLLRRTSASNVSVHEIALSDQTGSAELFIPQNEREPVYGLASLEPRLGSSNKEVVSINVPTARLDAIVHQDVAFVKIDVEGHELNVLNGAVELLEHSQPVFLVEAEDRHRVQATRSIFEFFERRSYRGFFLKQGNAIPIDQFRPADLQDASALLPDGGRKSGQSYVNNFFFFPQHLDGESILNS
- a CDS encoding YeaH/YhbH family protein, which encodes MHIIDRRLNPGSKSLENRQRFLRRAKSLVQGAVKKSSQERDIKDVLEGGEVSIPLDGMNEPRFRREGGTRDMVLPGNKKFVEGDMLPRSGQGSGKASAPGEGDGEDAFRFVLSRDEFVDLFLDDLELPDLAKRKLAEAESEGLRRAGYSTSGSPANISVSRTVRLALARRVALRRPRPETIAQLEAELADCDEARRIELMAEIDALKAKLRRIPFIDPIDIRFRRFETVPKPVAQAVMFCLMDVSGSMSEHMKDLAKRFYMLLYVFLTRRYRHVEIVFIRHTDRAEEVDEDTFFHGPASGGTLVSSALQAMHEIVRSRFRPADWNIYAAQASDGDNSSSDAAAVGRLLTEMILPVSQFFAYLEVGEAGGSTFDMSESSLWALYQRLRADGAPLSMRKVSERSEIFPVFHDLFHRRGKHEKAAS